The region ATCTTGGCGTGGGGTGTGGGGGTTAGGGCGTCCGGGTCAGGGCGTGGTGGGCCAGGAGTTCGCCGTGCTTCTCGGCGGAGGAGTGGCCGGCGGCCAACTCCTGGCGGGCCTGGTCGCGCAGGGGGGCCATTGCGGGGTTGCTCTCCGCGAGGGTTAGTTCGACCTCGCTGACGTGCAGGTCCAGCCCGAAGCGGTCGCCGAAGATCCGCCGGTAGTACGGGGTGGCGTGATCCCAGCCCTCGCGCGGGGTGCCCGGACCGTAGCCGCCGCCCCGGGTGGTGACGAGTGCGGCCGGGCGTCCGGCCAGCGGCGGTTCGGCCGCGTCCCTGAGCCGCGAGTCGGTCAGCAGCAGGTCGATCCACGCCTTCACGTGCTGCGAGACGCCGTAGTTGTAGAGCGGGACGGCCAGCAGGTACGCCTCGGCGTCGAGAAGTTCGTCGACCAGGGACGTGGCGAGCGCGACGGCCCGAGTCTGCTCCTCGGTACGCTGATCGGCCGGCACGAACCCGGCCGAGACCGCCGAGGTCCAGTCCTGCACCGCGATCGGCGAGGCGACCAGGTCGCGCCGGACGATCCGGCCGCTCGGGTGGGTACGGGACCACGCCTTCTCGGCCGTGTCGGCGACCGCGCGGCTCGTGGACGCCTCGCCGAGGATGCTCGAATCGAGTCGGAACAGGCTCACTACTACCTCCATCAGATGTTCTGTGCTGACGATTAAATTAAGCACAGAACATCTCCCGAACACGCAACCTGTGATTTAGATCATCTGATCAACAACATGTTTGTTACACCGAAAGTCTTTGTTACAGATTATCTGCACGGTGGGTACACTGGTCCCGTGCCCCAGGAAGCAGCTATCGTGCCGCCCGTCCCCGGCTCCGCGGACCGCGGCGAGCAGACGGCCGCCGAGTTGCTCAAGGACGACTTCGGCTGGTCACTCGGCGTGATCCTGCGCCGCTACCTGAGGGCGGTGGAGGAGATCGTCGTCGACGTTCCCGGCGGCCCCCGGGGCTACCAGGTGATCAACTCGGCGATCCAGAACCTCGCCGTCAACCAGGGCGCCATGGCCGCGCAGTTGGGCATCGACCGGACCGTCCTCACGTACCTGATCGACGATCTGGAAGGCGCCGGACTCGTCGCCCGCCAGCCCGACCCGACCGACCGGCGCAGTCGCCGGGTGGTCGCCACCGAAGCCGGACTGGCCCTCTGGCGGGACCGGCAGAACGCCTTCGCCCAGACCGAGGCGGACATCCTGTCGGTTCTCGGCGGTGACCAGGCGGCCTTCAAGGAGCTGCTCCAGCGGGTGGCGATGCACGCCGACCGCCTCGACCCGGTCAACAACGCCTGCCAGGTCGTGGAGGACCTCACCGAGGACCGCGGCCCGCGCCCCCGTCGCCGGCCGAGCCGGACCTGACGAACAGAAGCCGTACGACGCTCAGAGCAGGTCTTCGAGGCTGATCGGGAGCTTGCGGATCCGGCGCCCGGTCGCGTGGTGTACGGCGTTGGCGATCGCCGCGGCGGCGCCGACGACACCGATCTCCCCGACCCCCTTCACCCCGAGCGGGTTGACCACGGTGTCGGTGACCTCGATCGTCTCCACCATCACGTCGGGCGCGTCCGCGTTCACCGGAATCAGATAGTCGTTGAAGCTCGGGTTCGCCCACCGGCCCGTACGCGGGTCCATCCAGGTGGCCTCCAGCAGCGCCTGACTCATCCCCCACAGCATGCCGCCCATCAACTGGCTGTGCGCGGTCTTGCGGTTGAGCACCCGCCCCGGCGCGAAGACCCCCACCATCCGGCGTACCCGGACCAGGCCCAGATCCGCGTCGACGGCGACCTCGGCGAACTGCGCCCCGAAGGTCTGCATGCCGTACGGGGTGGTCAGGGGCGGCGGGGTCCACACACCCAACGCCTCCACGTCCGGGGTCATGCCGCGCACCAGCAACTCGGCGTACGTCTCGCCGACCCCGTCCTGGTCGTAGAGCCGCAGCCGGCCGTCGGCGACGGTGACCGTCTCCGGGTGTGCCCCGTGGAGCGGCGACCGCTGGTCGGCGATCGCCCGCATGATCAGTTGTCGGCGCAGTTCGGTGGTGGCGAGGTGTACGGCGGCACTCACCGCACCGGTGCCGGCCGACCCGACGGCGGCGGTGATGTTCGGCAGGTCGCTGCTGCCGCCGACGAAACGCACCCGTTCGACGGGCAGGCCGAGGCCGTCGGCGGCGACCTGCCGCATGGCGGTGGTGACA is a window of Micromonospora sp. NBC_01699 DNA encoding:
- a CDS encoding FMN-dependent NADH-azoreductase — protein: MSLFRLDSSILGEASTSRAVADTAEKAWSRTHPSGRIVRRDLVASPIAVQDWTSAVSAGFVPADQRTEEQTRAVALATSLVDELLDAEAYLLAVPLYNYGVSQHVKAWIDLLLTDSRLRDAAEPPLAGRPAALVTTRGGGYGPGTPREGWDHATPYYRRIFGDRFGLDLHVSEVELTLAESNPAMAPLRDQARQELAAGHSSAEKHGELLAHHALTRTP
- a CDS encoding MarR family winged helix-turn-helix transcriptional regulator translates to MPQEAAIVPPVPGSADRGEQTAAELLKDDFGWSLGVILRRYLRAVEEIVVDVPGGPRGYQVINSAIQNLAVNQGAMAAQLGIDRTVLTYLIDDLEGAGLVARQPDPTDRRSRRVVATEAGLALWRDRQNAFAQTEADILSVLGGDQAAFKELLQRVAMHADRLDPVNNACQVVEDLTEDRGPRPRRRPSRT